A window of the Henckelia pumila isolate YLH828 chromosome 3, ASM3356847v2, whole genome shotgun sequence genome harbors these coding sequences:
- the LOC140893111 gene encoding uncharacterized protein — translation MASIALFSAASINQYAPPLAFLPPKLSPPRIRTSKRSKPLTVVAAAGDVASNSTVYLFAGAAAVALIGTAFPILFTRKDLCPVCDGAGFVRKSGSTLNANAARKDEAQIVCPNCKGLGKLNQIDK, via the exons ATGGCTTCCATCGCCCTCTTCTCTGCTGCTTCCATCAACCAATACGCGCCGCCTCTCGCATTCTTGCCTCCAAAGCTTTCTCCGCCAAGGATCCGTACTTCAAAGAGATCAAAGCCCCTCACGGTGGTCGCCGCCGCCGGTGACGTTGCATCCAACAGTACCGTATATCTGTTCGCCGGCGCCGCCGCCGTCGCATTGATCGGAACCGCTTTCCCTATTCTCTTCACCCGCAAAGACCT GTGCCCGGTATGTGATGGAGCAGGATTTGTGAGGAAATCGGGGTCGACCCTGAATGCAAATGCAGCAAGAAAAGATGAAGCTCAAATTGTATGTCCCAACTGCAAGGGTCTAGGCAAGCTCAACCAGATCGAcaaatag
- the LOC140888214 gene encoding uncharacterized protein, which translates to MFSKEEFDDWKIRMQAHLSALDDDMWFVITDGPLAITKVNTAIALSGDGPQYIEKPRIEWTAEDKKKANLDNVAKDILYKTLDKNTFSKIKTCKTGKEIWEKLIQLCEGNEQTKENKLSVATKKFDSIKMKPGESMTEFDERVSSIVIELNGLGKTYPNREVILKVILGLPKECDIKTMAMRESKDLKKLELHDLFADLKAYEFELQTREEDQSTSQLTKALTAVKIESPAKSEKSAEQLSSDAMSLFVKKFGKFIRRNQEGSHRKKFQKKDTVEEPRSCFNCGKIGHFIADCPKPKNFDKRKSSRNDRHTSRQKHKALVTKGSKTKWAETDSDSEESNCSSSSSDDEEEVKCLMANDCELPSTSE; encoded by the coding sequence atgttctcaaaGGAAGAATTTGATGACTGGAAGATTCGTATGCAAGCACACCTATCAGCACTAGACGATGACATGTGGTTTGTCATCACTGATGGACCTCTTGCGATCACCAAAGTCAATACTGCTATAGCTCTTTCTGGAGATGGTCCACAGtacattgagaaaccaagaattGAATGGACTGCTGAAGACAAAAAGAAGGCAAATCTTGATAATGTGGCTAAAGATATCTTGTATAAAACTCTTGACAAGAATACCTTTAGCAAAATCAAGACATGCAAAACTGGAAAAGAAATTTGGGAGAAGTTGATTCAACTTTGTGAAGGAAATGAACAGACGAAGGAAAACAAACTTTCTGTAGCCACTAAAAAATTTGACAGCATCAAGATGAAACCAGGTGAATCAATGACAGAATTTGATGAGAGAGTAAGTAGCATTGTTATTGAGCTTAATGGATTGGGAAAAACATATCCCAACAGAGAAGTTATTCTCAAGGTAATTCTAGGCCTTCCTAAAGAATGTGATATAAAGACAATGGCCATGAGAGAATCGAAGGACTTGAAAAAATTAGAGCTGCATGACCTATTTGCAGATTTAAAAGCCTATGAATTCGAGTTGCAGACTCGAGAAGAAGATCAGTCTACCTCACAATTGACCAAGGCCTTGACTGCAGTAAAAATAGAGTCACCAGCCAAATCAGAAAAGTCAGCAGAACAACTGAGCAGTGATGCCATGTCTTTGTTTGTGAAGAAATTCGGCAAATTCATCAGAAGAAACCAAGAAGGATCCCACagaaaaaaattccaaaagaaAGATACAGTTGAAGAACCAAGAAGTTGCTTCAACTGTGGGAAAATAGGACATTTCATTGCCGAttgtcccaaaccaaagaacttTGACAAAAGGAAAAGTTCAAGGAATGACAGACACACCTCAAGacaaaaacataaagcattggTTACAAAGGGCAGTAAAACCAAGTGGGCAGAAACAGATAGTGATTCAGAGGAATCAAATTGCTCATCCAGTTccagtgatgatgaagaagaggtCAAGTGTCTTATGGCAAATGATTGTGAGCTTCCATCCACTAGTGAATAG